A portion of the Candidatus Tectomicrobia bacterium genome contains these proteins:
- a CDS encoding carotenoid 1,2-hydratase, producing the protein MRRALALALLFLALPAQAAEAPLWRPARPGYVYGFPRDHGTHPAFKTEWWYFSGHLKAEGGERFAFMITFFRSGLRPPVAGEAPRRSRWALTDLYLAHFALLEAGTKRHRHTERFSRGALGESGADQGRLNVWIGDWRAEGEKDGSIRLAAEGVGARLALSLESRKPPVVHGKDGISRKGEGEGRASHYYSLTRLAARGGLTVDGKDYRVEGSAWMDHEFGSNQLAPGQAGWDWLSLQLSDGRELMLYLMRREDGTPDPHSSGTVVDADGRARHLPREAFRLEPAGTWKSPVSGAVYPMGWRVRVPGEGIELRVIPLAEDQELTTEGSTRVIYWEGGVEAGGRSGGVFVTGAGFAELVGYAEKGRPRF; encoded by the coding sequence ATGCGCCGCGCGCTGGCCCTCGCCCTGCTCTTCCTGGCGCTCCCCGCGCAAGCGGCCGAGGCCCCCCTCTGGCGGCCCGCCCGGCCCGGCTACGTCTACGGGTTCCCCCGCGACCACGGCACGCATCCGGCCTTCAAGACCGAGTGGTGGTACTTCTCCGGGCACTTGAAGGCGGAGGGCGGGGAGCGCTTCGCCTTCATGATCACCTTCTTCCGCTCGGGGCTGCGGCCGCCCGTGGCGGGCGAGGCGCCCCGGCGGAGCCGCTGGGCCCTGACCGATCTCTACCTCGCGCACTTCGCGCTGCTCGAGGCGGGGACGAAGCGCCACCGCCACACCGAGCGCTTCAGCCGGGGGGCGCTCGGGGAATCCGGCGCGGACCAGGGACGCCTGAACGTCTGGATCGGGGACTGGCGGGCGGAGGGGGAGAAGGACGGGTCCATCCGCCTCGCGGCCGAGGGGGTGGGGGCCCGGCTCGCGCTCTCGCTCGAGTCCCGGAAGCCTCCGGTCGTCCATGGGAAGGACGGCATCAGCCGGAAGGGGGAGGGCGAGGGGCGCGCCTCGCACTACTACTCCCTGACCCGCCTCGCGGCCCGGGGCGGATTGACGGTGGACGGGAAGGACTACCGGGTGGAGGGCTCGGCCTGGATGGATCACGAGTTCGGCTCGAACCAGCTCGCCCCCGGCCAGGCGGGCTGGGACTGGCTGAGCCTCCAGCTCTCGGACGGCCGCGAGCTCATGCTCTACCTCATGCGGCGCGAGGACGGCACGCCCGACCCCCACAGCAGCGGGACGGTGGTGGACGCGGACGGCCGGGCGCGGCATCTTCCCCGGGAGGCCTTCCGCCTCGAGCCCGCAGGGACATGGAAGAGCCCCGTGAGCGGAGCCGTCTATCCGATGGGGTGGCGGGTTCGGGTGCCGGGGGAGGGCATTGAGCTCCGCGTCATCCCCCTGGCCGAGGACCAGGAACTCACCACGGAGGGGAGCACCCGGGTGATCTACTGGGAAGGGGGCGTCGAGGCCGGGGGCCGATCGGGCGGCGTTTTCGTCACGGGCGCGGGCTTCGCCGAGCTGGTCGGCTACGCCGAGAAGGGCCGGCCCCGGTTTTAG
- a CDS encoding ABC transporter permease, which produces MRTPPWLALLRRLAWRRLRQEPFRLSLTVAGVALGVAVYLAIQLANATAVRAFRNSLDAIAGKTHLHVSGGDLGIPEDLFPRLREAEGVGKAAPVIQQTAWVRKAGGSSDRWRRGAPSQGRAVLVLGVDLLGDPAFRGYRTEGELPLAEFLERLADPRGVFIARALSDDLGAGEGDWIEIEAERRLRFRVRGVLRPSGLAEAMEGRLALLDIGAAQEAFGRLGKLDRVDLILKDPARLEEVKQRIEALLPPGAAAERPVRRGEDVEKMLASFRLNLTVLSVISLLVGSFLIFNAMSASVVRRRGEIARLRALGMTARQVGWMFAAEAALIGLAGSLLGVLLGVLLARGALRAMTVTIRNLYAFLEAGRVDLDPLLLALAVGAGTGVALLSGLGPALAAARVAPAEGARELGAAGAGGAPDPRWLGGTLAGALLAAGIAFGLAWLPAWEGVPVAGYLAAASALAAVALASPALAAGGAALLRRLPGQGRTLWLAAHGLGRNPGRNAATIASLATAMAMLASLVIMIESFRGTVAVWTEQTLRADLYAAPASRFIKGSGASFPEEALGRVRRIEGVAAVDGFRSLRLPWRGEWINLSAGDLSVVAERGRLLFLEGESAEILRRARERGEAVVTETFALRFGLKRGDVIRLPSPGGEVPLRVAGVYHDYTTEGGHAVIDRALLRRLWGDRRVSSMAVYLDEGADRGRVSREMERTLDPNMVIISNAGLRARVMEVFDQTFAITYALEAVAVLVALLGVATALSSNVLERRREIGVLRSLGLTRRGAAGAVMGEAGLLGLLSALLGGAAGAALAAILIYVINKQSFGWTIRYGFPWLAVGGYLGVAVMAAFVAGAVPARAAARAPIAAAVREE; this is translated from the coding sequence ATGAGGACGCCGCCCTGGCTCGCGCTCCTGCGGCGGCTGGCCTGGCGGCGGCTGCGCCAGGAGCCCTTCCGCCTTTCGCTCACCGTGGCCGGGGTGGCGCTCGGCGTGGCCGTCTATCTGGCCATCCAGCTCGCGAACGCCACCGCCGTTCGCGCCTTCCGCAACAGCCTGGACGCCATCGCCGGGAAGACCCACCTCCACGTCTCGGGCGGCGACCTGGGAATCCCGGAGGACCTCTTCCCCAGGCTCCGCGAGGCCGAGGGCGTCGGGAAGGCCGCGCCCGTCATCCAGCAGACGGCCTGGGTCCGCAAGGCGGGCGGAAGCTCGGACCGCTGGCGGCGCGGCGCGCCCTCCCAGGGCCGGGCGGTGCTGGTGCTGGGGGTCGACCTCCTCGGGGACCCGGCCTTCCGGGGCTACAGGACCGAGGGGGAGCTCCCGCTGGCGGAGTTCCTCGAGCGGCTCGCCGACCCGAGGGGCGTCTTCATCGCCCGCGCCCTCTCCGATGACCTGGGGGCGGGGGAGGGGGATTGGATCGAGATCGAGGCCGAGCGCCGCCTGCGCTTCCGGGTGCGCGGGGTGCTCCGGCCCTCGGGCCTGGCCGAGGCGATGGAGGGGCGGCTCGCCCTCCTCGACATCGGGGCGGCGCAGGAGGCCTTCGGCCGCCTCGGAAAGCTCGACCGGGTCGACCTCATCCTCAAGGACCCGGCGCGGCTGGAGGAGGTGAAGCAGCGCATCGAGGCCCTGCTTCCCCCGGGCGCGGCCGCCGAGCGCCCCGTGCGGCGCGGGGAGGACGTGGAGAAGATGCTCGCCTCCTTCCGGCTGAACCTCACCGTGCTGAGCGTCATCTCGCTCCTGGTGGGTTCCTTCCTCATCTTCAACGCCATGTCGGCCTCCGTCGTGCGGCGGCGGGGGGAGATCGCCCGGCTGCGCGCCCTGGGGATGACGGCGCGTCAGGTGGGCTGGATGTTCGCGGCGGAGGCCGCCCTCATCGGGCTGGCGGGCTCCCTCCTGGGGGTGCTGCTGGGCGTCCTCCTCGCGCGGGGGGCCCTGCGGGCGATGACGGTGACCATCCGGAACCTCTACGCCTTCCTCGAGGCGGGCCGGGTGGACCTCGATCCCCTGCTCCTCGCTCTCGCCGTGGGGGCGGGGACGGGGGTGGCGCTTCTCTCGGGGCTGGGGCCCGCCCTGGCGGCGGCCCGCGTCGCCCCCGCCGAGGGAGCGCGCGAGCTGGGGGCGGCGGGCGCGGGAGGGGCCCCGGACCCCCGCTGGCTCGGCGGGACGCTGGCGGGGGCGCTGCTCGCGGCGGGGATTGCCTTCGGGCTGGCGTGGCTCCCGGCGTGGGAGGGGGTGCCGGTGGCGGGCTACCTCGCGGCGGCCTCGGCCCTGGCGGCGGTGGCCCTGGCGAGCCCCGCGCTGGCAGCGGGAGGAGCCGCCCTCCTGCGGCGCCTGCCCGGCCAGGGGCGCACCCTCTGGCTCGCGGCCCACGGCCTGGGCCGGAACCCGGGCCGCAACGCCGCCACCATCGCCTCTCTCGCCACGGCCATGGCCATGCTGGCCAGCCTCGTCATCATGATCGAGAGCTTCCGGGGGACGGTGGCCGTCTGGACGGAGCAGACCCTGCGGGCCGACCTCTACGCCGCCCCCGCCTCGCGCTTCATCAAGGGCTCGGGGGCGAGCTTTCCGGAGGAGGCGCTCGGCCGGGTCCGCCGCATCGAGGGCGTGGCTGCGGTGGACGGATTCCGGAGCCTCCGCCTCCCTTGGCGCGGGGAGTGGATCAACCTCTCGGCCGGGGATCTCTCCGTCGTGGCGGAGCGCGGGCGGCTGCTCTTCCTCGAGGGCGAATCCGCCGAAATCCTGCGCCGTGCCCGGGAGCGGGGGGAGGCCGTCGTCACCGAGACCTTCGCCCTGCGCTTCGGGCTGAAGCGGGGGGACGTCATCCGGCTCCCCTCGCCGGGCGGGGAGGTGCCCCTCCGGGTCGCCGGGGTGTATCACGACTACACCACCGAGGGCGGGCACGCCGTGATCGATCGGGCGCTGCTCCGCCGCCTCTGGGGGGACCGGCGGGTGAGCTCCATGGCGGTCTATCTCGACGAGGGTGCGGACCGGGGGCGGGTCTCCCGCGAGATGGAGAGAACTCTCGACCCGAACATGGTCATCATCTCGAACGCGGGGCTCAGGGCCCGGGTGATGGAGGTCTTCGACCAGACCTTCGCCATCACCTACGCGCTCGAGGCGGTGGCCGTGCTGGTGGCCCTGCTGGGGGTGGCGACGGCGCTGAGCTCGAACGTGCTGGAGCGCCGCCGGGAGATCGGGGTCCTCCGCTCCCTGGGCCTCACCCGGCGGGGCGCCGCGGGGGCGGTGATGGGGGAGGCGGGGCTGCTGGGCCTCCTCTCGGCCCTCCTGGGCGGGGCGGCGGGGGCGGCGCTGGCCGCCATCCTCATCTACGTCATCAACAAGCAGAGCTTCGGGTGGACCATCCGCTACGGTTTTCCCTGGCTGGCGGTGGGGGGCTACCTTGGAGTGGCGGTCATGGCCGCCTTCGTGGCGGGGGCGGTGCCCGCCCGGGCGGCGGCCCGGGCCCCCATCGCCGCCGCGGTGCGGGAGGAGTGA
- a CDS encoding PIG-L family deacetylase, with translation MAPGAGSGAPFTLLAVHAHPDDEASSTGGLLLRAAAEGHRTVLVTCTNGEWGEVLDRRLSRLRPRERPEDRARLGEIRLEELREAARILGIGGLYPLGYRDSGMAGWASNADPASFARQPIEGPAGRLARLIREHRPHVLVTYDAKGGYGHPDHVMAHRAAMAALEEAERPAPDQAPWRVPKVYHTAFSRKRLLRAWRLLRLLGQKTPMNRPGFREELFGSAEEEISARVDIRPYLPLKWRALKAHRSQIGGSAFWRLMRITARWTFPDETFGLIRSDVPVRRPEASLFEGLG, from the coding sequence ATGGCCCCGGGAGCCGGATCGGGCGCGCCCTTCACCCTGCTCGCCGTGCACGCCCACCCCGACGACGAGGCAAGCTCGACCGGGGGCCTCCTGCTTCGCGCCGCGGCGGAGGGGCACCGGACGGTGCTCGTCACCTGCACCAACGGGGAATGGGGCGAGGTGCTCGACCGGCGCCTGAGCCGCCTCCGCCCCCGGGAGCGCCCCGAGGACCGCGCCCGCCTCGGTGAAATCCGCCTGGAGGAGCTCCGCGAGGCCGCCCGCATCCTGGGCATCGGCGGCCTCTACCCGCTCGGCTACCGGGACTCGGGCATGGCGGGCTGGGCAAGCAACGCCGACCCCGCCTCCTTCGCCCGCCAGCCCATCGAGGGGCCGGCCGGGCGCCTCGCCCGGCTCATCCGGGAGCACCGCCCCCACGTCCTCGTGACCTACGACGCGAAAGGAGGCTACGGCCACCCCGACCACGTCATGGCCCACCGCGCGGCGATGGCCGCCCTGGAGGAGGCCGAGCGGCCCGCGCCGGACCAAGCGCCCTGGCGGGTGCCCAAGGTCTACCACACCGCCTTCTCGAGGAAGCGGCTCCTGCGCGCCTGGCGTCTCCTGCGCCTCCTCGGCCAGAAGACCCCGATGAACCGCCCCGGCTTCCGGGAGGAGCTCTTCGGCTCGGCGGAGGAGGAGATCTCCGCCCGGGTGGATATCCGCCCCTATCTCCCGCTCAAGTGGCGGGCGCTCAAGGCCCACCGCAGCCAGATCGGCGGGAGCGCCTTCTGGCGCCTCATGCGCATCACGGCCCGCTGGACCTTCCCGGACGAGACCTTCGGCCTCATCCGCAGCGACGTGCCGGTGCGGAGGCCCGAGGCGAGCCTCTTCGAGGGGCTGGGCTGA
- a CDS encoding 2-oxoacid:ferredoxin oxidoreductase subunit beta, protein MQKVLPELEIPRENFVFVSGIGCASRFPYYMETYGFHTIHGRAPAIATGVKVTNPELSVWVISGDGDALSIGGNHLIHAMRRNVGLKIILFNNRIYGLTKGQYSPTSLAGARTKSTPFGSVDYPLHPLALALGAECTFIARTTDRDQKHMAAMLAEAAKHEGTAFLEILQNCIVFNDGAWHQYTEKGMKEQNVLYLEDGKPLVFGPEGDRKGIRIHDFKAEIVPADSPDIAVHRENDTHGGYAFLLSRLDAEGGPMPLGVLRRMKRPSFEKLVDDQVAAARAKGEGDLDALLRSGDVWEHR, encoded by the coding sequence ATGCAGAAAGTTCTCCCCGAGCTGGAGATCCCGAGGGAGAACTTCGTCTTCGTCTCCGGCATCGGCTGCGCCTCCCGTTTCCCGTACTACATGGAAACCTACGGCTTCCACACCATCCACGGGCGGGCGCCCGCCATCGCGACGGGCGTGAAGGTCACCAACCCGGAGCTCTCGGTGTGGGTCATCTCGGGCGACGGCGACGCCCTGAGCATCGGCGGCAACCATCTCATCCACGCCATGCGCCGGAACGTGGGGCTGAAGATCATCCTCTTCAACAACCGCATCTACGGCCTCACGAAGGGCCAGTACTCGCCCACCTCCCTCGCCGGCGCCCGTACGAAGTCCACTCCCTTCGGCTCGGTGGACTACCCCCTGCATCCCCTGGCCCTGGCCCTGGGCGCCGAGTGCACCTTCATTGCGCGCACCACCGACCGCGACCAGAAACACATGGCGGCCATGCTCGCCGAGGCCGCCAAGCACGAGGGGACGGCCTTCCTCGAGATCCTGCAGAACTGCATCGTCTTCAACGACGGGGCCTGGCACCAGTACACCGAGAAGGGCATGAAGGAGCAGAACGTGCTCTACCTCGAGGATGGCAAGCCCCTCGTCTTCGGCCCCGAGGGTGACCGCAAGGGCATCCGGATCCACGACTTCAAGGCCGAGATCGTCCCCGCCGACTCGCCCGACATCGCCGTCCACCGCGAGAACGACACCCATGGCGGCTACGCGTTCCTGTTGAGCCGCTTGGACGCCGAGGGCGGCCCCATGCCCCTGGGCGTCCTGCGCCGCATGAAGAGGCCATCCTTCGAGAAGCTGGTGGACGACCAGGTGGCCGCCGCCCGCGCCAAGGGCGAGGGCGACCTCGACGCGCTCCTGCGCAGCGGGGACGTCTGGGAGCACAGGTAG
- a CDS encoding ABC transporter ATP-binding protein: MGQEAARLDKVTKTYLRGGAPIRALVEVDLAVRAGEFLAVTGPSGSGKSTLLHLLGAMDEPTAGRVFIGGRALDGLGDAELSRIRREEVGFVYQFFHLLPTMTARENAALPLILQGLSWDEASARAEEMLARVGLAERMEHLPRQLSGGEMQRVALARALVPRPRLLLADEPTGNLDSRIGREMLDLLAGLAREEGAALVMATHAREPLALAARRVSLLDGRLVEEAP; encoded by the coding sequence ATGGGCCAAGAGGCGGCGCGGCTCGATAAGGTGACGAAGACCTACCTGCGGGGGGGCGCCCCCATTCGCGCCCTCGTGGAGGTGGACCTCGCGGTGCGGGCGGGGGAATTCCTCGCCGTGACGGGCCCGAGCGGCTCGGGCAAGAGCACCCTCCTTCACCTCCTGGGGGCGATGGACGAGCCGACGGCCGGGCGCGTCTTCATCGGGGGCCGCGCCCTGGACGGGCTCGGCGACGCCGAGCTGAGCCGCATCCGCCGCGAGGAGGTCGGCTTCGTGTACCAGTTCTTCCACCTCCTCCCCACGATGACGGCGCGCGAGAACGCGGCGCTGCCCCTCATCCTCCAGGGACTCTCCTGGGATGAGGCCTCCGCCCGCGCGGAGGAAATGCTCGCCCGGGTGGGGCTTGCGGAGCGGATGGAGCACCTGCCGCGCCAACTCTCGGGCGGTGAGATGCAGCGCGTGGCCCTGGCGCGGGCCCTCGTCCCCCGCCCCAGGCTCCTCTTGGCCGACGAGCCCACTGGCAACCTCGACTCCCGCATCGGGCGGGAGATGCTCGATCTTCTCGCCGGGCTCGCCCGGGAGGAGGGCGCGGCCCTCGTCATGGCCACCCACGCCCGGGAACCCCTCGCCCTGGCCGCCCGCCGCGTGAGCCTCCTCGACGGCCGCCTGGTGGAGGAGGCCCCATGA
- a CDS encoding VOC family protein encodes MFEALSTVFLIGRDLAASRRFYSEILGLDEASVQRDHVRYKIGEAFLVVHAPIPDKEMRAWNLEPLREPRGSGVVLTLRPADVDAAHAALRERGADILFPPRDAPWGVRLFMVRDPDGFLIEVSRPIS; translated from the coding sequence ATGTTCGAGGCCCTCTCCACCGTCTTCCTGATCGGGCGCGACCTCGCCGCCTCGCGCCGCTTCTACTCGGAAATTCTGGGCCTGGATGAGGCGAGCGTCCAGCGCGACCACGTGCGCTACAAGATCGGGGAGGCCTTCCTCGTCGTCCACGCGCCCATCCCGGACAAGGAGATGCGCGCCTGGAACCTGGAGCCCCTGCGGGAGCCGCGCGGCTCGGGGGTGGTCCTCACCCTCCGCCCGGCGGACGTGGACGCCGCCCACGCGGCGCTCCGGGAGCGCGGGGCGGACATCCTCTTCCCGCCCCGCGACGCCCCCTGGGGGGTGCGGCTCTTCATGGTGCGCGACCCGGACGGCTTCCTGATCGAGGTGAGCCGGCCTATCTCGTAG